CGCGACAGCACCTCGCCGGTCTGGGTGGTCTCAAAGAACTGGGGGCTTTGCTGCAGCACATGGCTGTAGACGGCGTTGCGCAGGTCGGCGGTGACGCGCTCCCCCAGCCAGCTCACCATATAAAAGCGCGCGGCTGAAAACCCACCCAGCGCCACAGCCACGGCAAACAGCTCTTCAAAATGTCCGCGAAGGGCCATGGCCTGAGCTCCCCGGTCACCCGTCGCGGAGACCAGGCCGCCATCGATGAGATTGCGCAACGCCATGGGAAACGCCAGGGTGGCCAATGCCGCCAGCACCAGGAACACCAGCGACAGTGCAATACGCGCACGATACGGGCGCAAGAAGGGCAGCAGTCCCGTGAGCGAGCGAGGGGCGCCACGGGCGGGCGCGGAGGAGGGGAGAGAGGGCATCGTGGCAGTGTAGGCGGCGCAGCCGGGCGCTGCAGGAGGGGCGCGGTCTAGCCTCTCTATGACTGTAGGTGGTGCCCACGGCGGTGAATGCCAAGGCCTGTCAGCAAAAAGTCAGTGAGGAGCGCGGCGCTGCGCCACCACCAGTTGCCAGCTTCTGAACCTGCCGCGGCGCCAGATTGAGCACTGGCGCGCTGCCCACGCCCGCACATCCCGGGCGCTGTGCGTCCTCAGGGCGGGTACGTAGGCATTTATACATAGGCATTAGTCCCAGTATCTACCGCAGGGTAGGGAGACATACGATGCGTTGCGATCCAACCTCCCCGGAGACCTTGTTGCAAGGCTCCTCATTTCAGCACCCTACGGAGCGGCCAAGGCGCAATGAGCGACGTCATTCTTGAAACCAACAGCCTGACCAAAGAGTTCAAGGGCTTCACCGCCGTCAGTGACGTGAACCTGGCCGTTCGGCGCGGGTCCATCCACGCGCTGATCGGCCCCAACGGTGCAGGCAAGACCACGTGCTTCAACCTGCTCACCAAGTTTCTGGAGCCGACTTCGGGTGTCATCCGCTTCAACGGGCATGACATCACGCGGGAGCAGCCCGCGCAGATCGCACGCCGCGGGGTGATCCGTTCGTTCCAGATTTCGGCGGTGTTCCCGCACCTCACACTCATCGAGAACGTGCGCCTGGGCCTGCAGCGCAAGCTGGGCACGTCGTTCCACTTCTGGCGCAGCGAGCGCACCTTGCGGCAGCTGGACGACCGCGCCATGCAACTGCTGACCGAGGTGGGGCTGGAAGACCTGGCCGATGAGGTGACCGTGAACCTGCCCTATGGCCGCAAGCGCGCACTGGAGATCGCCACCACGCTGTCGATGGAGCCCGAGCTGATGCTGCTGGACGAGCCCACCCAGGGCATGGGCCACGAAGACGTGGACCGCGTCACGCAGCTCATCAAGAAGGTTTCTGCCGGCCGCACCATCCTGATGGTGGAGCACAACATGAAGGTGGTCTCCACCATCGCAGACCGTATCACGGTGCTGCAGCGCGGCGCCGTGCTGGCCGAAGGGCCCTACGCAGAAGTCTCCAACAACCCCCAAGTCATGGAAGCCTACATGGGCACGACCGACGGCCAACTGCAGGGAGCGCACTGATGGCTGGCGTTCCTGCACTCGAAATCAAGAACCTCGAAGCCTGGTACGGCGAGTCGCATGTGCTGCATGGCGTGGACATCGTCGTCCAGCCGGGCGAGGTGGTCACGCTGCTGGGCCGCAACGGCGCGGGCCGCACCACCACCATGCGCGCCATCATGGGCCTGACCGGCGCACGCAAGGGCTCGGTCAAGATCAACGGCGTGGAAACCGTGAACATGCCCACGCACCGCATTGCGCACCTGGGCGTGGGCTATTGCCCCGAAGAGCGGGGCATCTTCTCCAGCCTGTCGTGCGAAGAAAACCTGCTGCTGCCCCCCGCGCTCAAGACCAAGACCCCGGGCATGTCGGTGCAAGAGATCTACGCCATGTTCCCCAACCTGGCCGAGCGCAAGAACAGCCAGGGCACGCGCCTCTCGGGGGGCGAGCAGCAGATGCTGGCCGTGGCCCGCATCCTGCGCACTGGCGCCAATCTGCTGCTGCTCGATGAAATCTCCGAAGGCCTGGCGCCCGTCATCGTGCAGGCCCTCGCCCGCATGATCACCATGCTGCGCCAGAAGGGCTACACCGTGGTCATGGTCGAGCAGAACTTCCGCTTTGCCGCGCCGCTGGCCGACCGCTTTTACGTGATGGAGCACGGCCGCATCGTGGAGAAGTTCGGCGCCGCCGAGCTGGAGGCCAAGATGCCCGTGCTCAACGAACTGCTGGGCGTCTGAGACACGCCCACATCCTTTCCCCACCGTTTTCTTCCACCACACCAACAGGAGACAAATCCATGAAGAAACAACTCAAAGTGCTGGCACTGATGCTGGGCGTTGCAGGTCTGGCCACGTCGGCCGCGCACGCGCAGGACAAGGTCAAGATCGGTTTCATCACCGACATGTCCAGCCTGTATGCGGACGTGGAAGGCAAGAACGGTGCGGTCGCCATCCAGATGGCGATTGACGATTTCGGAGGCAAGGTACTGGGCCAGCCGATCGAGCTGATCTCTGCGGACCACCAGAACAAGGCCGACATCGCAGCCTCCAAGGCGCGCGAATGGATCGACACCCAGGGTGTGACGATGGTCTTCGGCGGCACCAACTCCGGTACCGCACTGGCCACGGCCAAGGTGGCAGCCGAGAAGAAGCGCGTCTACATCAACAACGGCGCTGCCACCTCGGCCCTGACCAACGAGCAGTGCTCGCCCTACACCGTGCACTATGCGTACGACACCGTGGCACTGGCCAAGGGCACGGGCTCGGCCATTGTGGACGGTGGTGGCAAGAGCTGGTACTTCCTGACGGCAGACTACGCCTTCGGCCATGCGCTCGAAGCCGACACCACCGCCGTGGTCAAGGCCAAGGGCGGCAACGTGGTGGGTGCTGTGCGCCACCCGCTGAACGCGTCGGACTTCTCGTCCTTCCTGCTGCAGGCACAGAACTCCAAGGCGCAAATCCTGGGCCTGGCCAATGCAGGTGGTGACACCATCAACTCCATCAAGGCTGCCAAAGAGTTCGGCATCGGCAAGAGCATGAAGCTCGCCGGCCTGCTGATCTTCATCTCCGACGTGCACAGTCTGGGCCTGCGCAACACCGAAGGCCTGCAGTTCACCACCAGCTGGTACTGGGACCTGAACGACGAGACCCGCAAGTTCTCGGCCCGCTTCTTCGAGAAGACCAAGCGCATGCCGACCGAAATCCAGGCGGCTGACTACTCGGCCACCATGAACTACCTCAAGGCCGTGGAAGCCGCCAAGTCGGTGGACGCCGACAAGGTCATGACCACATGGCGCGGCATGAAGATGAACGACTTCTTCGGCTCGGGCCAGCTGCGCGCCGACGGCCGTTATGTGCACGACATGTACCTGATGGAAGTGAAAAAGCCTGCAGAGTCCACCAAGCCCTGGGACTACTACAAGCTGATCAAGAAGCTGCCTGGTGACTCCGTGTTCACCACCAAGGCCGAGAGCAAGTGCCCGCTCTGGAAGTAAACCCCTGAGAGGGCTCACGCCGGCCTGGCTGTCCCTGCGGGGCGCCGGGCCCGGTGTGGTCCTCTGACCTGAACTCTCTCCACCTGCTGCTGCCTCCCATGGAAATCTTTGGTGTCTCACTGCCCGGCCTGTTGAGCCAGCTCCTTCTGGGGCTGGTCAACGGATCGTTCTACGCAATCCTCAGCCTGGGGCTGGCTGTGATCTTTGGCCTGCTCAACGTCATCAACTTTGCGCACGGCGCACTGTTCATGACCGGGGCGTTGCTGACCTGGATGGCCATGAATTACTTTGGCATCAACTACTGGTTGATGCTGGTGCTGGCACCGCTGGTGGTGGGCCTGTTCGGTGTGCTGATCGAGCGCCTGCTGCTGCGCTGGATCTACAAGCTCGACCATCTGTACGGCCTGCTGCTCACGCTGGGCCTGACCCTGCTGATCGAAGGCGTGTTCCGCTCCATCTATGGCGTGTCGGGCCTGGGCTACGACACCCCCGAACTGCTGGAAGGCGCGACCAACCTCGGCTTCATGATCATGCCCAACTACCGCGCGTGGGTGGTCGTGGCCTCGGTGGTGGTGTGTATCGGCACCTGGTACGTGATCGAAAAAACCAAACTCGGCGCCTATCTGCGGGCCGGTACCGAAAACCCGCGCCTAGTGGAAGCCTTCGGCATCAACGTGCCGGTGATGGTGACACTGACCTACGCCTTTGGTGCTGCCCTGGCCGCCTTCGCGGGGGTGCTGGCTGCTCCCGTGTACCAGGTCACGCCGCTCATGGGGCAGAACCTCATCATCGTGGTGTTTGCCGTGGTGGTGATTGGCGGCATGGGCTCCATCATGGGCTCCATCCTCACCGGGCTGGGCCTGGGGGTCATCGAAGGCTTCACCAAGGTGTTCTACCCCGAGG
Above is a window of Acidovorax sp. KKS102 DNA encoding:
- a CDS encoding ABC transporter ATP-binding protein; the encoded protein is MSDVILETNSLTKEFKGFTAVSDVNLAVRRGSIHALIGPNGAGKTTCFNLLTKFLEPTSGVIRFNGHDITREQPAQIARRGVIRSFQISAVFPHLTLIENVRLGLQRKLGTSFHFWRSERTLRQLDDRAMQLLTEVGLEDLADEVTVNLPYGRKRALEIATTLSMEPELMLLDEPTQGMGHEDVDRVTQLIKKVSAGRTILMVEHNMKVVSTIADRITVLQRGAVLAEGPYAEVSNNPQVMEAYMGTTDGQLQGAH
- a CDS encoding ABC transporter ATP-binding protein, yielding MAGVPALEIKNLEAWYGESHVLHGVDIVVQPGEVVTLLGRNGAGRTTTMRAIMGLTGARKGSVKINGVETVNMPTHRIAHLGVGYCPEERGIFSSLSCEENLLLPPALKTKTPGMSVQEIYAMFPNLAERKNSQGTRLSGGEQQMLAVARILRTGANLLLLDEISEGLAPVIVQALARMITMLRQKGYTVVMVEQNFRFAAPLADRFYVMEHGRIVEKFGAAELEAKMPVLNELLGV
- a CDS encoding ABC transporter substrate-binding protein — its product is MKKQLKVLALMLGVAGLATSAAHAQDKVKIGFITDMSSLYADVEGKNGAVAIQMAIDDFGGKVLGQPIELISADHQNKADIAASKAREWIDTQGVTMVFGGTNSGTALATAKVAAEKKRVYINNGAATSALTNEQCSPYTVHYAYDTVALAKGTGSAIVDGGGKSWYFLTADYAFGHALEADTTAVVKAKGGNVVGAVRHPLNASDFSSFLLQAQNSKAQILGLANAGGDTINSIKAAKEFGIGKSMKLAGLLIFISDVHSLGLRNTEGLQFTTSWYWDLNDETRKFSARFFEKTKRMPTEIQAADYSATMNYLKAVEAAKSVDADKVMTTWRGMKMNDFFGSGQLRADGRYVHDMYLMEVKKPAESTKPWDYYKLIKKLPGDSVFTTKAESKCPLWK
- a CDS encoding branched-chain amino acid ABC transporter permease; protein product: MEIFGVSLPGLLSQLLLGLVNGSFYAILSLGLAVIFGLLNVINFAHGALFMTGALLTWMAMNYFGINYWLMLVLAPLVVGLFGVLIERLLLRWIYKLDHLYGLLLTLGLTLLIEGVFRSIYGVSGLGYDTPELLEGATNLGFMIMPNYRAWVVVASVVVCIGTWYVIEKTKLGAYLRAGTENPRLVEAFGINVPVMVTLTYAFGAALAAFAGVLAAPVYQVTPLMGQNLIIVVFAVVVIGGMGSIMGSILTGLGLGVIEGFTKVFYPEASSTVVFVIMVIVLLIRPAGLFGKEK